Proteins from one Corallococcus exiguus genomic window:
- a CDS encoding TonB-dependent receptor domain-containing protein → MFLPRAAPLALTLVLLSASTALAQGVPSSTSEPRAVEVDVHATDAGQALSAEDALRLGFSPDAGDTALVPPSLTADAPAAWPEGLEGTPGEVELELLVDVEGHVAEAKVVRAAAEPRLTDAALAAAPGLRFTPATLAGTPVAVRLPFVYRFTPPVQVPASTTRVTGEVRARGTRRPLQDAALFLDGAIQPATTTDARGLFTVDVSPGSHTLEVRAPGHATTVFTETLTQGQTLQVVYRLQPREVNPYETVVRDERPRTEVTRISLHEQEIREVPGTMGDPFRVVMLMPGVGSLASGISYPVVRGSQPAATGFFLDGVRIPMLYHLLLGPAVVHPDFIDTVDFYPGTPPVQYGRVLGGAVEGRLSRPREDRLHFTAYADLLNAGGFIEQPFESTGTSVSLAGRFSYSALLISLAANALQNSEAERLRAGFWDYQARVEQKVGKGRLRLFALGSSDDVGISPELRAEAEGAGVVSRFHRIDLRGTHPVADGEGEVGITLGWDGLGLTGERTRDTGGDLFREKVGEYGLRQASIAARAGWRRTLTSSLDLAVGADVEHRRSATTLIGTARPPGWRPSDDADPLKRPSALATFSGAYASVTWKPSEDWVVTPGLRVDAYHLVPGMTFTAVEPRLSVRRTLTDTLTLKGGAGLFHQPPTVLVHVPAVDTASLRYGLQSGAQFDVGAEWKAFEGLELSADAYFNPLSRAVEFDLVDVAENRRRRGGLGEDPATTGYAYGFDLMARHPLGRHWFGWVSYSFLQSKRKARFARIGDDNRVLETVEGTLPFAFEQAHTFNAALSYKFGNNWTVGTVVHFNTGRPETGQLTSQTQRWVTNGDGSTEWVRQDLDRTQRLSPFFRVDARIAKSWAYQDFTLDASLDVLNLSAQQEVVAYEYRSEGGDYEGSPHKDVRPVRVPMRIPVILPLFGLKATY, encoded by the coding sequence ATGTTCCTCCCCCGTGCCGCCCCCCTGGCGCTGACGCTCGTGCTCCTGTCCGCATCGACCGCCCTCGCGCAGGGCGTGCCCTCCTCCACCAGCGAGCCTCGCGCCGTGGAGGTGGACGTCCACGCCACCGACGCCGGCCAGGCCCTCTCCGCCGAGGACGCCCTCCGCCTGGGCTTCTCTCCGGACGCGGGTGACACGGCGCTCGTGCCGCCCAGCCTCACCGCCGACGCTCCCGCCGCATGGCCGGAAGGACTGGAGGGCACGCCGGGCGAGGTGGAGCTGGAGCTGCTGGTGGACGTGGAAGGCCACGTCGCGGAAGCGAAGGTGGTGCGCGCCGCCGCCGAGCCTCGCCTCACCGACGCGGCGCTCGCCGCGGCCCCGGGCCTGCGCTTCACCCCGGCCACACTGGCTGGCACTCCCGTGGCCGTGCGCCTGCCCTTCGTCTACCGCTTCACGCCGCCCGTGCAGGTCCCCGCCTCCACCACACGCGTCACCGGCGAGGTGCGCGCACGCGGCACGCGTCGCCCGCTACAGGACGCGGCCCTCTTCCTGGACGGCGCGATCCAGCCCGCCACCACCACGGACGCTCGGGGTCTCTTCACGGTGGACGTATCGCCGGGCTCGCACACGCTGGAGGTCCGCGCTCCTGGCCATGCGACGACGGTGTTCACGGAGACGCTGACGCAAGGACAGACGCTCCAGGTCGTCTACCGCCTCCAGCCTCGCGAGGTGAACCCCTACGAGACCGTCGTGCGCGACGAGCGTCCACGCACGGAGGTCACCCGCATCAGCCTGCACGAACAGGAGATCCGCGAGGTGCCCGGCACGATGGGCGACCCGTTCCGCGTGGTGATGCTGATGCCGGGCGTGGGCAGCCTCGCGTCAGGCATCAGCTACCCGGTGGTGCGCGGCAGCCAGCCCGCCGCCACGGGCTTCTTCCTGGACGGCGTGCGCATCCCGATGCTGTACCACCTGCTGCTCGGGCCCGCGGTGGTGCACCCGGACTTCATCGACACCGTGGACTTCTATCCGGGCACGCCGCCGGTACAGTACGGCCGCGTGCTGGGCGGCGCGGTGGAGGGCCGCCTCAGCCGCCCTCGCGAGGACCGGCTGCACTTCACCGCGTACGCGGACCTGCTCAACGCGGGCGGCTTCATCGAACAGCCCTTCGAGTCCACCGGCACCAGCGTCAGCCTGGCGGGCCGCTTCAGCTACTCCGCGCTGCTCATCTCGCTGGCGGCCAATGCCTTGCAGAACTCGGAAGCGGAGCGACTGCGCGCGGGCTTCTGGGACTACCAGGCGCGCGTCGAGCAGAAGGTGGGCAAAGGCCGCCTGCGCCTGTTCGCGCTGGGCAGCTCCGACGACGTGGGCATCTCGCCGGAGCTGCGGGCCGAAGCGGAAGGAGCCGGCGTCGTGTCGCGCTTCCACCGCATCGACCTGCGCGGCACGCATCCGGTGGCGGACGGCGAGGGCGAGGTCGGCATCACGCTGGGCTGGGACGGCCTGGGCCTCACCGGTGAGCGGACGCGCGACACCGGTGGCGACCTCTTCCGCGAGAAGGTGGGCGAGTACGGGCTGCGCCAGGCGAGCATCGCCGCGCGCGCGGGGTGGCGCCGCACGCTGACGTCCTCGCTGGACCTGGCCGTGGGCGCGGACGTGGAGCACCGCCGCTCCGCCACCACGCTCATCGGCACCGCGCGGCCTCCGGGCTGGCGGCCCTCCGACGACGCGGATCCGCTCAAGCGGCCCAGCGCGCTGGCCACCTTCTCCGGCGCGTATGCGTCCGTCACGTGGAAGCCCTCGGAAGACTGGGTGGTGACGCCGGGCCTGCGCGTGGATGCGTACCACCTGGTGCCGGGTATGACCTTCACCGCGGTGGAGCCGCGCCTGTCCGTACGCCGCACACTGACGGACACCCTCACGCTCAAGGGCGGCGCGGGCCTGTTCCACCAGCCGCCCACCGTGCTCGTGCACGTGCCCGCGGTCGACACCGCGAGCCTGCGCTACGGCCTCCAGTCCGGCGCGCAGTTCGACGTGGGCGCGGAGTGGAAGGCCTTCGAGGGGCTGGAGCTGAGCGCGGACGCGTACTTCAACCCGCTCTCCCGCGCGGTGGAGTTCGACCTGGTGGACGTGGCGGAGAACCGCCGCCGCCGGGGCGGCCTGGGCGAGGACCCCGCCACCACCGGCTACGCCTACGGCTTCGACCTGATGGCGCGCCATCCGCTGGGCCGCCACTGGTTCGGCTGGGTGTCCTACAGCTTCCTGCAGAGCAAGCGGAAGGCGCGCTTCGCCCGCATCGGCGACGACAACCGCGTGCTGGAGACGGTGGAGGGCACGCTGCCCTTCGCCTTCGAGCAGGCGCACACCTTCAACGCCGCGCTCAGCTACAAGTTCGGCAACAACTGGACCGTGGGCACGGTGGTGCACTTCAACACCGGCCGTCCGGAGACGGGGCAGCTCACCTCCCAGACGCAGCGCTGGGTGACGAACGGCGACGGCTCGACGGAATGGGTGCGGCAGGACTTGGACCGCACGCAGCGCCTGTCGCCGTTCTTCCGCGTGGACGCGCGCATCGCGAAGTCGTGGGCCTACCAGGACTTCACCCTGGATGCGTCACTCGACGTGCTCAACCTCTCCGCACAGCAGGAGGTGGTGGCCTACGAGTACCGCTCCGAAGGCGGCGACTACGAGGGCTCCCCCCACAAGGACGTCCGCCCCGTGCGGGTCCCCATGCGCATCCCCGTCATCCTCCCCCTCTTCGGGCTCAAGGCGACCTACTGA
- a CDS encoding STAS/SEC14 domain-containing protein, whose amino-acid sequence MYRIDVDRAESIVSFALEGYIRLEEMQRFVEDLRAATDEVAGQAIKIEADLRTFRPASPEAADLIRRVQEYGLRSGVTRVAELVQNQIVALQLNRVASGSGTDKILRRFWQESAARTWLKHGDAELGVALRG is encoded by the coding sequence ATGTATCGAATCGACGTGGACCGGGCGGAATCCATCGTGAGCTTCGCGCTGGAGGGCTACATCCGGCTGGAGGAGATGCAGCGCTTCGTGGAGGACCTGCGCGCCGCGACGGATGAAGTGGCGGGGCAGGCCATCAAGATCGAAGCGGACCTGCGAACGTTCCGGCCGGCGTCGCCGGAGGCCGCGGATCTCATCCGGAGGGTGCAGGAGTACGGGCTGCGCTCCGGAGTGACGCGGGTGGCGGAGTTGGTGCAGAACCAGATCGTCGCGTTGCAGTTGAACCGGGTGGCGTCCGGAAGCGGGACGGACAAGATCCTCCGCCGTTTCTGGCAGGAGTCCGCGGCAAGGACCTGGCTGAAGCACGGAGACGCGGAGCTGGGAGTGGCGCTGCGGGGCTGA
- a CDS encoding CinA family protein — translation MSDLDALAPKVIARCREAGVRLALAEACTGGLMTAALTEVPGASAVVERGFVPYSNESKGEQLGVPLALLQAHGSVSAEAVGAMAAGALERSWADWAVAETGIAGPGGGTEAKPVGLVFIAVQRRGRAAVVERHRFEGDRRQVRHAAAARGLALLLEQVGVES, via the coding sequence GTGAGCGACCTGGATGCGTTGGCGCCGAAGGTCATCGCGAGGTGCCGTGAGGCCGGGGTGCGGCTGGCATTGGCGGAGGCGTGTACGGGAGGGCTGATGACGGCGGCGCTGACGGAGGTGCCGGGGGCATCGGCTGTGGTGGAGCGAGGGTTCGTGCCGTATTCGAACGAGTCGAAGGGAGAGCAGCTGGGGGTGCCGCTGGCGTTGTTGCAGGCGCACGGCTCGGTGAGCGCGGAGGCGGTGGGCGCGATGGCGGCGGGGGCGCTGGAGCGTTCGTGGGCGGACTGGGCGGTGGCGGAGACGGGCATCGCGGGGCCCGGGGGAGGGACGGAGGCGAAGCCGGTGGGGCTGGTGTTCATCGCGGTACAGCGGCGCGGGAGGGCCGCGGTGGTGGAGCGTCACCGGTTCGAAGGAGACCGGCGGCAGGTGCGGCATGCAGCGGCGGCGCGAGGGCTGGCCCTCCTTCTGGAGCAAGTGGGAGTGGAGTCCTGA
- a CDS encoding GRAS family protein, translating into MRTPKDELLLRAMDHALSARTIEAVEALAALYRLLDAERIPEDENYAVFATALSRRLEGATGALHPYRASEVDGGAPQIELFRRLMKHLPLASAADAVANALLADFLRGHAEPTLLDVGIGQGRQECNLLRALARTGALPRHLTVVGVDPSGTSLVEARDAVLAVADEVGLSLEFVKLESPVEDLDMATWAALRAVRRPLVVNAAFALHHVAEKEASGMEARDAVLARLASLGPVGVVMCEPHVDHHRAPARERLKNAWNHFSRVFQLLDTLEIPSAERRAIKRFFGREVDDIVGTVNESERCERHEPALAWWERLQRAGFAPRGGLEAVCPADVHPAVGLCVEEGTVGITFRGDVLVSVLAAVPGEGA; encoded by the coding sequence ATGCGGACGCCGAAGGACGAACTGCTGCTCCGGGCGATGGACCATGCGTTGTCAGCGCGAACGATAGAGGCGGTCGAGGCGCTGGCCGCGCTCTATCGGTTGTTGGACGCGGAGCGCATTCCCGAGGACGAGAACTACGCCGTGTTCGCCACGGCATTGTCGCGCCGGTTGGAGGGCGCGACGGGCGCGCTGCATCCGTACCGGGCGTCGGAGGTGGACGGAGGCGCGCCACAGATTGAGTTGTTCCGGCGGTTGATGAAACACCTGCCGCTGGCGTCGGCGGCGGACGCGGTGGCGAACGCGCTGCTCGCGGACTTCCTGCGAGGGCACGCGGAGCCGACGCTGCTGGACGTGGGCATCGGGCAGGGGAGGCAGGAGTGCAACCTGCTGCGGGCGCTGGCGAGGACAGGAGCACTGCCCCGGCACCTGACAGTGGTGGGAGTGGACCCCAGCGGCACGAGCCTGGTGGAGGCGCGCGACGCGGTGCTGGCGGTGGCGGACGAGGTGGGGCTGTCGCTCGAGTTCGTGAAGCTGGAGTCGCCGGTGGAGGACCTGGACATGGCGACGTGGGCGGCGTTGCGAGCCGTGCGCCGGCCGCTGGTGGTGAACGCGGCGTTCGCGCTGCATCACGTAGCGGAGAAGGAGGCGTCGGGCATGGAGGCGCGCGACGCGGTGCTGGCGAGGCTGGCGTCGCTGGGCCCGGTAGGCGTGGTGATGTGCGAGCCCCACGTGGATCACCACCGTGCACCGGCGCGTGAGCGATTGAAGAACGCGTGGAATCACTTCTCCCGCGTGTTCCAGTTGCTGGATACGTTGGAGATACCGAGCGCGGAGCGTCGCGCCATCAAGCGATTCTTCGGCCGGGAGGTGGATGACATCGTGGGCACGGTGAACGAATCGGAGCGGTGTGAGCGCCACGAGCCGGCCCTGGCCTGGTGGGAGCGGTTGCAGCGAGCAGGCTTTGCGCCGAGGGGCGGGCTGGAGGCGGTGTGTCCGGCGGACGTGCACCCGGCGGTGGGGCTGTGCGTGGAGGAGGGCACGGTGGGCATCACCTTCCGGGGCGACGTGCTGGTGTCGGTGCTGGCGGCGGTGCCAGGGGAGGGCGCGTGA